Below is a genomic region from Scomber scombrus chromosome 3, fScoSco1.1, whole genome shotgun sequence.
tgtgtgtggatgtgtttcCCCACATCTGCTGGTTGTGTTAATAGgaaactgtttgctaacaaggtGATAATGTGTCAATATGGCAGTTAAAGTAGGCTTAAAGGGTGTATTGTGgcataaatatgcaaaatggTAACTAGTAAACCTGTCAGTCAAAATATGAGGGACACAAGGTTCATACTGCACCCACATATTCAAATGACCTtgatgtttttcctcctcttgtgCAGCATTAAACTGCTGTGAAGGTAATATTCTCATTTTGCTGGACTCCTCGGGAAGTGTGGCAAACTACGAGTTCTCCCGCCTGCTGCGCTTTGCTGCCGAGCTGCTCCACCCCTTCTCGCTGGGCCGTGGCCACGTGAGAGTCAGCCTGCTTCATGTAGGAACCACCCCACACCTTGAATTCGGCCTGGACGCCCACAACAAACAGGAAAGTCTGCAGAAAGCTCTGCAGAGTGTCAAACAGCTGCAGGGAGACACCAACACTGAGGCGGCACTCAGAGTGGCTCAGCATCTCCTGACAGAGACAGGGACAGATGTGCTAAAGATCCTGCTGTGGCTGACTGATGGTGTGCAGCCTGGAGAAGTGGATGAGTTGATGTCAGAGCTGAAGGCGCAGGGAGTTTCTGTGTTGGCTGTGTCTACAGTGCATGGCAACTACCAGGTGTTACAGCGCGCAGTGACACCTCCTCTAGAGTCCCACCTCTACTCTGTGGACATAGATAACATCGACATCATCACCGAGGACATAAGGGAGGCCATCattagtatgtgtgtttgaaatatGAGCTTCAGCACATTAGAAGCCAGTCACTTTTTAATTACTCAATTTTCTGTATTTGATTTCACTTGCCTTTGCTCTTTTATCCCCTCTTGTCCTATTTACAGAAATTATTTGTGCAAAACGGCTGCGTGTGGTTCAGGTGACATCCCACAGTGCTGTGCTGCAGTGGTGTCCTGTTATAAGCGCAGGCAGCAGTTTCTATAAACTCTTGTATAGCGATGGTAATAGGAACACTGTGATCAGACGCAATCTCCCGGGTGGCTCCAGCTTTGCAGAGCTGACCCACCTGCGGCCTAATACCACCTACACAGCCTTACTCACCCCAGAATCCAACCAGAGGCTGTTTGATACTCTGGGAGTTAACTTCACCACTCTTCCTGGTGAGAGGATTTAATTTAAGGTggattttcactttacatttcTGTGTAGTTACATTTTCATGTTATGCACTTaagtgaaaaaaaggaaggactAGAAAAAAATAGTTGGCAAAAAAATCTCACCTCAAGGTCCAGTAGCTGTTCTGATTCAGAGCTTTCAATAATTGCTCAAAATCTTCCTCCACAGATGGAGCTAGCCTGAGAGTCAGTAAGTTATATAtgcttcaattttttttttctcatagaAATATATAAGAAAACTGGAGAATCAGACATTTAACAGGCTGAGTGAGGTTTGTTTCTAGACAAATGAAGATGTCATTAGGGAGCCacttactgctttttttttttttacattatcagCATGAGGTCGCCTGTCTGCAAATTTACAGTTTTGTATtaacacatgcaaacctttatTAGTACAGCTGCAGCAATCTAAGGCACACTGCAGTATTTCTGATTCCACCTAGTACATAAATGCATCAACATCTTGCCTGCCTGCACTCCCCTCAGATGTTTTAAGCCCGTCAGTGGTCTCAGTGTCAGACTCCGGCCCTCATCAGATCCGTGTGAGCTGGGGTCCCCTGCAGCCGGCTCAGGTCCAGAGATACATGGTGGAGTACGGAGCGATTCCAAGTGGCCCGATCCAGACCGTGAAGTTAGACAGTCAAAAGAACTCCACTTTACTAACTGATCTGGATCCAGGCACTCAGTACCTGGTCACAGTCAGTGCTCTGCATGTGGATGGGAAGGAAAGAGCCATGTCTGTGAAAGCATGCACCCAGAAAGGTACGCTTTCAATTTGacgtttttatgtctttgtgcATCAGTTGTAATTCAGTTGTTGGTTAAAAGTGTcccattttttctgtttatttctcatTATTGAAAGTTGACCTTTAAGAGCTGCCAATTCAGATGTCTTTTGTaaatcaacctttttttccattgtatCAGCTTCACATGACCAGGCCGTTTACATCTTTCTGTTGTttccttttatgtgttttctatGATAACCTGCAGCAGCTCTGCCTGCCCTGGCTGACCTTCAGCTGACCCTAGTGGAGCATCAGGAGGCGCAGGTTACGTGGCAGGCCCATGAGGAGGGCCTGAGAGGCTACTGGCTTAGCTGGGAGAGAGAAAACTCCCTCAGCTCCTCAAAGTCCTCAATTTCCTCCGCCTACCTGCCCCCTACCTCTCGTTCAATGCGGCTCACGCACCTCTCCCAGAGCAgtcgagtgtgtgtgtctcctgtgTACAGCTCGGGCAGAGGAGATGGGATATGTTGCACTGCAGACAAGCAAAGAGGTTGGCCAAGCTGAGTATTATTATCTCCTTCTTTTTCTAAATTCCTGAAATTATCTTCATACATAGCAGGCTTAGTTTACTAGAGGAAGTGTaatttcccctttttctcttttttctctctctgatagATTCCAGTCAGTGGGGTTAACCACCAGAGTCTGCAGCAATCAAGCAGCTGGAGCAGCAAAATGGGTGAAATCAAGCATTTAGAGTGCTGGATGCATAAGATAACGTCCAGGAGTGAATATTATTTCTAAAGTGAAAATGTCATCTCAAAATGAATTTTAGTAACACAACAAGCTTTATCACATAACCCCACCCCTCGGTCCTCACAGTGGCTGAGCAAATAGCTGgcatcatttattttagttgGGGTTTTCCTTTATAGGAAAACTGTCCTACAACTCCACAATTTAATTCAAACATAATATCAGAGTTATTCAAGAacatacacagaaaatacaaGAGGAAGGAGACGCAGCAGAAATGTTCAAAGGATGTCTTAAAATGTTATTCAGAAAGAAAGGGAGTATTCAGGTAGAAAGAACTATTGTTATTGgcaattatttattatgatgATTGACAGCCTGTGTTGTTAGCTTTCTCTTAAATTGGATTGTTGCATAATTATAGGAGTATTTACTTGACATTATATGGAAAAGGTTTTTTCCTCCATGAAAGATTATTCAATGCACTTATCAGTGTACAATTTTGTCCTGCCCATCAGCTTCCTTGAGGCCATCTGTAACTGCTTTTAAATCCTAAAACCTATTAAAGACAAAGCTTTTCTTAGTTAGGTGACTAGTTTGAATGGCATTTTAGTTACAATGCCTGAAATAAAGTCTACAGATCATGATATGCTTGAGAAAATGTCCTGTTTCATACTTGTATGAATATATCCCGGTGTTAATTGAAGATCTGAAGTTTGACAGTTAAAAGCATAAGTGCCTTGATAAATCACAGCATTAGAAACAGAACTACAGCAGCATGATAATCAgacagttgtttgttttcacttcatTGCTCATTATTAATcactgaaaatcaaaaaatcaaagataCACAATGTTTTCTTCCCCTTGTTAGATGTCTTGTCTATGTTGTTTAATCGGTTGGCAGCATAAATAGCTGAAGAAGCTCTGAATGCTAATCAGAGGACTGTGCATAATGTTTTTCCTTGATAAGCAAAGTGCTTTCTCTCACTGATACCAATGATTGCTTATTCTTTGAAACTTACGACAACAGTTTTAACAAAGTTTAAAACTGTCACAGTGTCTTACTATGCACTTTGTGTATATATTATTGTCAATATACAACAAAGTTGTGTTACACATAGTGTTATCAGCCAAAAATAATCCTTTGTAAGGCTGCAGCCTACAAacaaagcagcaaaaacaattgttttcttctttaatgaCCAAACATCAGCTTGTTATGTCTCATCTATGGCCTCTGAAGTGGCTGCTGACTGGATGAATTGTTCATTTTATCAGAACCGTTTTAAACGTTCAGATTTTGAAACTGATTACAattgagaaagtgtttttttgtttgtttgttttgttcactATCTTGGTGTCACTCAGTGACAGACATTTATCCACTGTATCATATGCTGGCTGATGTCACAGACAGGAGTGTTTCTGCATCGCTGTTAGTGATTAAAAAGCAGAGAGGACATGCTGTCTACAAAGCATAAAGATGATTATTGTACGCTCTGTCCTCGGCTCGCTAGATTGCAATACATTTCTTACTGGATCAGCTTCCtttttactgtacattatttCTTCTCATGAGCATTCAATGCTGATATTGAATATGTACTGTGAATATTTTAGTTTGattatgttattgttttgtatttatatgcCGTGGCCATGTTTGTCTGGTAACATATTTCTCTGGACAAATTAAatgacacagagaaaaaaactaaataaactaaataaactttgaaaaactaaataaaaatgtaaatattactgTAAGAATGTTTTGTCCTTTCTGGTACTCTGGTATTTGGTTGTTTGTGGGGCCATCTAGTGACCGTTGGCTGTAATCAGAAATTGAAAACTGAGTAAATG
It encodes:
- the LOC134005957 gene encoding von Willebrand factor A domain-containing protein 1-like: MKCFLLGCVFVWAMLQQSNMHLTLPATALNCCEGNILILLDSSGSVANYEFSRLLRFAAELLHPFSLGRGHVRVSLLHVGTTPHLEFGLDAHNKQESLQKALQSVKQLQGDTNTEAALRVAQHLLTETGTDVLKILLWLTDGVQPGEVDELMSELKAQGVSVLAVSTVHGNYQVLQRAVTPPLESHLYSVDIDNIDIITEDIREAIIKIICAKRLRVVQVTSHSAVLQWCPVISAGSSFYKLLYSDGNRNTVIRRNLPGGSSFAELTHLRPNTTYTALLTPESNQRLFDTLGVNFTTLPDVLSPSVVSVSDSGPHQIRVSWGPLQPAQVQRYMVEYGAIPSGPIQTVKLDSQKNSTLLTDLDPGTQYLVTVSALHVDGKERAMSVKACTQKAALPALADLQLTLVEHQEAQVTWQAHEEGLRGYWLSWERENSLSSSKSSISSAYLPPTSRSMRLTHLSQSSRVCVSPVYSSGRGDGICCTADKQRDSSQWG